From the genome of Meiothermus cerbereus DSM 11376, one region includes:
- the acpS gene encoding holo-ACP synthase, which produces MPVVAIGTDIVELARLRRVWERHPRRFLERHFVPGEIEYCLAKFDPIPSLAVRFAAKEAFQKCWPERLSWLEVWVEMQGRRPRLGFAPGLQRQIEEGGFRAHLSLSHEKHYALAVVLLERAEP; this is translated from the coding sequence ATGCCCGTGGTAGCCATTGGAACCGATATCGTAGAACTTGCACGCCTGCGCCGGGTGTGGGAGCGGCACCCCCGGCGTTTTTTGGAACGCCACTTTGTGCCTGGCGAAATCGAGTACTGTCTGGCCAAGTTCGACCCCATTCCTTCGCTGGCGGTTCGCTTTGCGGCCAAGGAGGCCTTTCAAAAATGCTGGCCTGAGCGCTTGAGCTGGCTCGAGGTCTGGGTAGAGATGCAGGGGCGCAGACCCAGGCTGGGCTTTGCCCCAGGGCTACAGCGCCAGATAGAAGAGGGGGGTTTTAGAGCGCACCTCTCGCTTTCCCACGAGAAGCACTATGCCCTGGCGGTGGTGTTGCTGGAAAGGGCAGAGCCATAA
- the rsmF gene encoding 16S rRNA (cytosine(1407)-C(5))-methyltransferase RsmF encodes MLPKAFLTRMSDLLGEAFPQFLQALSAADRSYGLRVNTLKLSPAQLQQISPWELRPIPWSPEGFYYPAEARPGPHPYYYAGLYYIQEPSAQAVGVLADPQPGERVLDLAAAPGGKTTHLAARMQGQGLLVSNEIDPGRLRGLLENVERWGANLAVVSAPVEKLAQAWGAYFDRVVLDAPCSGEGMFRKDPEVVRHWGPGAPARAARIQKSLIAAAAELVRPGGVLVYSTCTFSPEENEQVIAEFLHTPGWVLEDACICPLFAPGVPAWGDGNPALTRTARLWPHRLRGEGHFQAKLRKTEGQEDNPAQERVPPLSRESRALWQSWCEEHLQVDLEGEPLERAGHLYLLPPGLPSLAGIKAPAPGLYLGEVRVGQRKGSGRFLPSKPLAHYLQPHQVNQVLRLQAEDPRTLEFALGQPIRAEGSEGWKLVALETAVGLFSLGWGKLKGGILRPGKTGL; translated from the coding sequence GTGTTGCCCAAAGCCTTTCTGACCCGAATGTCCGACCTGCTGGGTGAGGCCTTTCCCCAGTTCCTGCAAGCCCTCAGCGCAGCCGACCGCAGCTATGGCCTGCGGGTGAACACCCTCAAGCTGAGCCCCGCGCAGCTACAGCAGATTAGCCCCTGGGAACTGAGGCCCATCCCCTGGTCGCCCGAAGGCTTCTACTACCCTGCCGAAGCCCGCCCCGGGCCCCACCCTTACTATTACGCCGGGCTCTACTACATCCAGGAGCCCTCGGCCCAGGCGGTGGGGGTGCTGGCCGACCCCCAGCCAGGGGAGCGTGTGCTGGACCTGGCCGCCGCCCCTGGGGGCAAAACCACCCACCTCGCCGCCCGGATGCAGGGGCAGGGCTTGCTGGTGTCCAACGAAATTGACCCGGGACGGCTGCGCGGCTTGCTGGAAAACGTGGAGCGCTGGGGGGCCAATCTGGCGGTGGTCTCGGCGCCGGTTGAGAAACTGGCCCAGGCCTGGGGTGCCTATTTCGACCGGGTGGTGCTGGATGCCCCCTGCTCGGGAGAGGGCATGTTTCGTAAGGATCCCGAGGTGGTGCGCCACTGGGGGCCTGGGGCCCCGGCTCGAGCGGCCCGCATACAGAAGTCGCTCATCGCCGCGGCCGCCGAGCTGGTGCGCCCTGGGGGGGTGCTGGTTTACTCGACCTGCACCTTTTCCCCCGAGGAGAACGAGCAGGTCATCGCGGAGTTTCTGCACACCCCTGGCTGGGTGCTCGAGGACGCCTGCATCTGCCCTCTTTTTGCTCCAGGGGTTCCGGCCTGGGGCGACGGCAACCCTGCGCTGACCAGAACCGCCCGGCTGTGGCCGCATCGGCTACGGGGGGAGGGGCATTTTCAAGCCAAACTCCGCAAAACCGAGGGCCAGGAAGACAACCCCGCACAGGAGCGGGTTCCTCCGTTGTCCCGCGAAAGTCGGGCTCTGTGGCAGTCCTGGTGTGAGGAACACCTGCAGGTAGACCTCGAGGGAGAGCCTCTCGAGCGGGCCGGACACCTTTACCTGCTCCCGCCCGGCCTGCCCAGCCTGGCAGGCATCAAAGCACCCGCGCCAGGGCTTTACCTGGGCGAGGTGCGGGTGGGGCAGCGCAAGGGCTCCGGGCGTTTTCTGCCCAGTAAGCCACTCGCGCACTATTTGCAGCCCCACCAGGTCAACCAGGTGCTGCGATTGCAGGCCGAAGACCCCCGCACCCTCGAGTTTGCGCTGGGCCAGCCTATCAGAGCCGAAGGAAGCGAGGGCTGGAAGTTGGTTGCACTCGAAACCGCCGTTGGCCTGTTCAGCCTAGGCTGGGGCAAACTAAAGGGCGGCATTCTGCGGCCAGGAAAAACTGGGCTCTGA
- the murA gene encoding UDP-N-acetylglucosamine 1-carboxyvinyltransferase → MNRTLTIHGGVPLSGELRIFPAKNSALKLMAASILTEEPVTLTEVPRLRDIDVLLELLGHLGTRHAWEGRTLHLHTPEIRSTHAPFELVSKMRASFNVLGALAARAGEGTVPLPGGCNFAERPVDQHIKALRGLGFEISTEITEQGVAYTARRTKPASGRVVYDLPTLGGTEQALMAAALGGEAVLVNTPQEPEIVDLCNFLTMMGAEIRGIGSSILHIKGKPRLRGGRYSVIPDRIEAGTYLFAAAATRGSITLTNVEPFHMDAVLDKLIQSGHKITTGKDWITLEAIPNPQPFNLEAREYPGFITDLQPPATAYLATVHGTSLVSDRVYPDRFTHASELARMGAEVTLKDRTLVIQGRRLTGAAVEARDIRAGGGLIIAALAAEGDSHITGLQYIERGYDDIANRLRSLGAQVGVQHPELALAAD, encoded by the coding sequence ATGAACAGAACCCTTACCATTCACGGCGGTGTCCCCCTTAGCGGTGAACTGCGCATTTTTCCTGCCAAAAATTCAGCGCTCAAACTCATGGCGGCCAGCATTCTGACCGAGGAGCCCGTTACCCTTACGGAGGTTCCCCGCTTGCGTGATATTGACGTCCTGCTCGAGCTTCTGGGCCACCTGGGCACCCGCCACGCCTGGGAAGGCCGTACCCTGCACCTCCACACGCCCGAAATTCGCTCTACCCACGCGCCCTTCGAACTGGTCAGCAAGATGCGGGCCAGCTTCAACGTGCTGGGGGCCCTGGCTGCACGGGCTGGCGAAGGCACCGTACCCCTACCCGGGGGCTGCAATTTTGCCGAGCGTCCGGTAGACCAGCACATCAAGGCCCTGCGTGGCCTGGGCTTCGAGATCAGCACCGAGATTACCGAGCAAGGTGTGGCCTATACGGCCCGTCGCACCAAACCCGCCTCTGGCCGGGTGGTCTACGATCTGCCTACCCTGGGCGGCACCGAGCAGGCCCTGATGGCGGCAGCCCTGGGGGGTGAAGCCGTGCTGGTCAACACCCCACAGGAACCCGAAATTGTAGATCTTTGCAACTTCCTCACCATGATGGGGGCCGAGATTAGAGGCATCGGGAGCAGCATCCTGCATATCAAGGGCAAGCCCCGCCTGCGTGGAGGGCGCTACAGCGTAATCCCCGACCGCATCGAAGCGGGCACCTACCTGTTTGCCGCCGCGGCCACCCGGGGTTCCATCACCCTTACCAATGTGGAGCCGTTCCACATGGACGCCGTGCTGGACAAGCTCATTCAGTCGGGCCACAAAATCACCACCGGCAAAGACTGGATTACCCTGGAAGCCATCCCCAACCCCCAGCCCTTCAACCTCGAGGCCCGCGAGTACCCCGGCTTCATCACCGACCTGCAACCCCCTGCCACGGCCTACCTGGCTACCGTACACGGCACCTCGCTGGTCTCCGACCGGGTCTACCCCGACCGCTTTACCCACGCCAGTGAGCTGGCCCGCATGGGGGCCGAAGTTACCCTAAAAGACCGCACCCTGGTAATTCAGGGCCGCCGACTGACCGGCGCGGCAGTAGAAGCCCGCGACATTCGGGCCGGAGGGGGCCTGATTATCGCTGCCCTGGCGGCTGAGGGCGATAGCCACATCACCGGGTTGCAGTACATCGAACGCGGCTACGACGACATCGCAAACCGCCTGCGAAGCCTGGGCGCCCAGGTGGGGGTGCAGCACCCCGAGCTGGCGCTGGCGGCGGACTGA